The genomic interval TGAAAATCATCAGACCGATCGATACGCCGATCTTATTGGGCAGCCACTCGCCCGAGCCGTTGAACGGGTCGGGATGCTCGGGCTCGTCCCGGCGATGCGGATGCCACTGGACCGTGCCGTCCAGATTGTATCCGTTGTACCAGCTTGCCATGTAAGCCCACCCGAAATAGACGTCCAGCAGCCACCGGTCGGCAAAACGGTACTCGTATCCGCCGCAGACGCCGAACATCAGACCGTAACCCTTGCTGTAGCGATCCTGTAGCCCGAGCTTGCCGCCGGCGAACGTGGGCTTCGACATCTTGAACGCCATCATGCCGACATTCGCCCCGACATACCACCCCGTATTGTGTTGCTTGAAA from Alistipes ihumii AP11 carries:
- a CDS encoding DUF3575 domain-containing protein — translated: MMKYGLKWMLLAAAGILLSAQRSEAQTYVKLNGLYALVGVINPAVEFRLSPHSTFQSEFVCSPWKSIEHNGAHKPMLFGIFMNEYRRYFKQHNTGWYVGANVGMMAFKMSKPTFAGGKLGLQDRYSKGYGLMFGVCGGYEYRFADRWLLDVYFGWAYMASWYNGYNLDGTVQWHPHRRDEPEHPDPFNGSGEWLPNKIGVSIGLMIFNPDKHRKKR